In Marasmius oreades isolate 03SP1 chromosome 1, whole genome shotgun sequence, one DNA window encodes the following:
- a CDS encoding uncharacterized protein (BUSCO:EOG09262VVF) produces MPPKSIFRQPGAKHFQLVHRSQRDPLYNDPDASKHVFKEVIRETHNQGRSRADLESTLSETDIAHDAQARVGEATLYGVYYDDTEYDYMQHLRPVGVEEEGVESILIEAPQLVQKNREANKQDRVKSGRITLRDLPADVLPSTSELPRTYETQQSIPDSLSGFQPDMDPHLRQVLEALEDDAFVDDSMEDDFFEGLVKEGERGSDDEVEFEFREEGISDGEIIGEEIQEVESSTWEEQFSRFKKAQRTAPPAPTSDDNDFASEGGDTISGLPTTSVIGGKNRRRKGASDASGYSMSSSSMYRNDALQTLDERFDQVMLKEYEDEDEVSPSDDDHEAPQLITSREDFTFIIDQFLNDYELLGRKMKPKLEGETGVQKLDTLRRSMGQDRRVRESTGESDEEVVDDLWVETEGKEDKWDCETILTTYSNLENHPRLIRARDFKPVAKISLNPKTGSPSISEDPSKKHSVSQKVKSHAYDHDSGNSDYDDSTHPGRQTITRSRNETAEEKKARKAAVKGQQAARRTEKKSNKSAYGNELQAAKLRAPNQKGVRKL; encoded by the exons ATGCCTCCAAAATCTATATTTCGTCAACCAGGAGCAAAGCATTTTCAGCTCGTTCATAGATCTCAAAGGGACCCCCTTTATAATGATCCAGATGCCAGTAAACATGTGTTCAAGGAGGTAATACGAGAGACCCACAACCAG GGAAGAAGTAGAGCTGACCTAGAATCTACTCTTTCGGAAACAGACATTGCGCACGATGCTCAGGCCCGTGTAGGAGAAGCAACTCTCTACGGTGTCTACTACGATGACACAGAATACGATTACATGCAACATTTACGGCCGGTTGGAGTAGAGGAGGAAGGAGTAGAGAGTATTTTGATTGAAGCTCCTCAATTAGTCCAGAAAAATCGCGAGGCGAACAAACAAGACAGAGTAAAAAGCGGCAGAATTACTTTGCGAGACCTACCTGCAGACGTCCTTCCTTCGACATCAGAACTCCCtcgaacatatgaaacccaGCAATCTATACCCGACAGCCTATCCGGTTTCCAGCCTGATATGGACCCACATCTACGGCAAGTGTTAGAAGCGTTAGAAGATGATGCTTTCGTCGACGACAGTATGGAGGATGACTTCTTTGAGGGTCTTGTGAAAGAAGGCGAGAGAGGAAGTGACGATGAAGTAGAATTTGAGTTCCGGGAGGAAGGTATATCCGATGGCGAAATCATAGGAGAGGAGATTCAAGAAGTTGAGTCTTCGACGTGGGAGGAACAGTTTTCACGGTTCAAGAAAGCACAAAGGACTGCACCCCCAGCACCCACGAGCGACGACAACGATTTTGCGTCAGAAGGTGGAGACACAATCTCCGGTTTACCTACGACGTCTGTTATCGGCGGTAAAAACCGGAGGCGAAAAGGCGCAAGTGATGCTTCTGGGTACAGCAtgagtagttccagcatgtATCGCAATGATGCCTTGCAGACTTTGGACGAACGTTTCGATCAG GTAATGCTCAAGGAATACGAGGATGAAGACGAAGTTTCGCCTTCTGACGACGACCATGAGGCACCCCAGCTCATCACTTCTCGCGAGGACTTTACTTTTATAATCGATCAGTTTCTCAACGACTACGAGCTTTTGGGAAGGAAAATGAAGCCCAAATTGGAAGGGGAGACAGGCGTGCAAAAACTTGATACATTGAGGCGGTCTATGGGTCAGGATCGACGTGTCCGAGAAAGTACAGGAGAAAGTGATGAGGAGGTAGTGGATGACCTTTGGGTGGAGACGGAGGGAAAAGAGGACAAATGGGATTGTGAAACGATTCTCA CCACCTATTCAAACCTCGAAAATCACCCCAGGCTTATTCGCGCACGAGATTTCAAGCCTGTTGCCAAGATTTCGCTGAACCCAAAAACTGGTTCACCCTCTATATCCGAAGATCCTTCAAAAAAACATTCAGTCTCCCAGAAAGTAAAGTCTCATGCATACGATCATGATTCTGGCAACTCGGATTATGACGATTCAACTC ATCCGGGGCGACAAACAATAACCCGTTCGCGAAATGAGACGgcggaagagaagaaggcgaGAAAGGCTGCAGTGAAGGGTCAACAAGCCGCTAGAAGGACCGAGAAGAAATCCAACAAATCGGCCTATGGAAACGAGCTGCAAGCGGCCAAATTGAGAGCGCCGAATCAGAAGGGTGTCCGCAAATTGTGA